From a region of the Triticum aestivum cultivar Chinese Spring chromosome 7D, IWGSC CS RefSeq v2.1, whole genome shotgun sequence genome:
- the LOC123167269 gene encoding transcription initiation factor TFIID subunit 8: protein MGGGGADEFGRATARAAVARALQAAGFASATRSAVDALADVLLRYLRLLGAAANAHANLAGRSAPNELDVVQFLEEAGEAYQGFEGASSTRGRCLVSSGVVKDLVAFAGDADDKPQSVRRPLPRFPVRHDPPPARSCVSFAALGRGSGMRHVPEWLPAFPEPHTYASADESGEMVGGSAVAVDEVEQVRRQRKAEKSLLGLQRQLALAGGNGIRPAMVEENGAGKGKELDRAVVKSNPFLQSALRYGDKEVSEVGMPNLGKKHSVLDEFAPAFAESEGEGLDEGRRDQDQGQGRKRIVPKERPPVVMALNSRDRKGPWFLEDDRKRRALSILAEPIEKPS from the coding sequence atgggcggcggcggcgccgacgagttcgggcgggcgacggcgagggccgCGGTGGCGCGGGCGCTGCAGGCGGCGGGCTTCGCCTCCGCGACCCGCTCGGCGGTGGACGCGCTCGCCGACGTCCTCCTCCGCTACCTCCGCCTCCTCGGCGCCGCCGCCAACGCCCACGCCAACCTCGCCGGCCGCTCCGCCCCCAACGAGCTCGACGTGGTGCAGTTCCTCGAGGAGGCCGGCGAGGCGTACCAGGGCTTCGAGGGCGCCTCCTCTACCCGCGGCCGATGCCTCGTCAGCTCCGGCGTCGTCAAGGATTTGGTCGCGTTCGCTGGCGATGCCGATGACAAGCCGCAATCCGTGAGGAGGCCTCTGCCCAGGTTTCCGGTGCGGCACGATCCGCCGCCCGCGCGGTCGTGTGTTAGCTTTGCGGCGCTGGGCCGGGGGAGCGGGATGAGGCATGTGCCCGAGTGGCTCCCGGCCTTTCCGGAGCCCCACACGTATGCGAGCGCCGATGAGTCGGGCGAGATGGTCGGTGGGTCGGCGGTTGCGGTGGATGAGGTTGAGCAGGTGCGGCGGCAGAGGAAGGCCGAGAAGTCGCTGCTTGGTTTGCAACGGCAGCTGGCGCTCGCGGGTGGCAATGGGATCCGCCCGGCGATGGTGGAGGAGAATGGTGCTGGCAAGGGGAAGGAGCTAGATAGGGCTGTGGTCAAGAGCAATCCATTTCTTCAGTCAGCATTGCGTTATGGAGACAAGGAGGTGTCAGAGGTTGGCATGCCAAATTTGGGGAAGAAACACTCTGTTCTTGATGAATTTGCACCTGCTTTCGCTGAATCGGAAGGTGAAGGACTTGATGAGGGGAGGAGGGACCAAGACCAAGGTCAAGGTCGGAAGAGGATAGTTCCAAAGGAGAGGCCACCGGTGGTGATGGCATTGAACTCGAGAGACCGTAAGGGCCCCTGGTTCCTGGAGGATGATCGGAAGCGGAGGGCACTGTCGATACTAGCAGAACCAATCGAGAAGCCTAGTTGA